The genomic stretch GATCGCCGAGCGCGTAGTAGTTCGTTCGGCGATCGAGTTGGCCCTTTTCGACGAGTTCCTTGTTGACGAGCGTATCGAGATTGGGATACAACCGGCCGTGGTTGATCTCGCTGTTGTAATACGTCTCGATTTCGTCCTTTACTTCCTGCCCAGACGGCTCGTCAGCTCCGGCGATCACGTACAGAAGATCGCGCTGAAATCCGGTCAAATCGTCCATGTTACAACCACAGACGACACACCAACTGTCCGACTATTTGTTATCGTTCTCGTATCAACTGTTTCTTTACTGTGGTGACGGTCTAACTGAGAGACAACTGGTGAATATCCAGTTCACTGCCGGTAACGGGCAATTACACGTCGGTTTTCGAAACTGTTCAAAAATCGTCAATATACTCCGCATAACGGATACTATCGTCTTTTCGAACCCAGATGGGGCGGATTGCACTGCATAAAACAATCCCGGCCGCTATCCACGGCTCATTTCCAGGTTCGACCAACTGAATGCCACCACTGTAGTTGTACTCTCGACATATTTTATGCGGAAGACAACGAGTGTGAATGACACTCGAGAACGACTCTCTGACTCGAGGATAGGTGCCAGTGGTGAATGGTGAGTGTCGAGTGTTCGTGTGGGGTCGCGATGTCGAGTTACCTATGCGAGTAAGTCGAGCGCCGTCCCCGAGTATCGGGTCGGCTGCATTACTCGCCAGTATCCACGTACACTGTCCGAAGAATGGTTGGTAAACTGTGAAACCCGTTACCGAACGTGATTAGCCGTGTTACAGGCGGGTGACGTTGGTGGCGCGGGGGCCTTTTGGGGCCTGTTCGATGTCGAATTCGATCTCTGTACCTTCTTCGAGGTCCGGACCGCCAACGTCTTCCATGTGGAAGAAAACGTCGTCGTCTGCGTCGTCCGTCTCAATGAAACCGTAGCCGCCTGTGTCGTTGAAGAAATCAACGTTTCCTTTCGCCATTGCATCCAAAACAAACCCCGGGACACGTATAACAGTTGTGTTGTGCTCGTCCTCTCGAAGAACAGACAAACGAATGCTGAAAACTGCGGATAGTTGGAGAATGTCCTGTAGTTTGGAGAACTTGGAACTATATTGGGGCTGATAGAATCTCCCTTAGACACGACGATTGCGCCGTAGCGTCGCTCGTGGTGCGGTGTGGCCGTACACGGGATGGGAGATACGGACGCTGAAACCACCAATTCTTCTCACGCCCATTTCTCGCTATCCTGTGAACGGGCTGCCAATAACTGCGAGGCGATTGCCGATTCGTGACTTCTCGAGGACGTCTCGAACCGTTTAGGTAGCTCCGATGGATACGCCGTGTGCATGACCCAGTCGGATTCGCACTCGCAGACGCCCCCAGCGCCCTCGATTACGCAGGTCGCGCTGATCGGGCTCTTCGTGACGGCGTTGGTGACGGCGCAGGTGACGGCCTCGAAAGTACTCGCGTTTCCCATGCCCGTTTCACTCCCGATTACCGGTGCAGAGTTGGTCTTGCCCGGCGCAGCGCTCGCGTACGCGTTGACGTTCTTGGCCAGCGACTGCTACGCGGAACTCTACGGCCGTCGGGCCGCACAGGTCGTCGTCAACGTCGCCTTCGCGATGAACTTCGTCGTGCTCCTCCTCATCTGGTCGACGATTGCGGCCCCGGCCGACGTCTCGAGCATCGACCCGGAGATGTTCGAAGCCGTCCTGGGCGCGTCGACGAACATCGTCCTCGGCAGCCTCTTTGCCTACGTCGTGAGCCAGAACTGGGACGTGATTATCTTCCACCGAATTCGGGACCACACGGGTCGGGAGAAGCTCTGGCTTCGAAACATCGCGTCGACGGCGAGCAGCCAGGCGATCGACACGGTCATCTTTGTCGCGATCGCGTTCTCGCTCTCGCCAGCCCTACTCGGCGTCGGCCCGAGCCTGGGTGCGAGTGAAGTGCTCGCCTTGATGGTCGGTCAGTACCTGTTGAAACTCGCGATTGCCGTCGTCGATACGCCGATCGTCTACGCCGTGGTGGCGTTCGTTCGCGCTCGCAATCGAGGGGCCGCCGACGACCCCTCGCCGAGTTGACCCGGCGGCGTCGCTGACTCGAGTCGGTCGACCCGTCTCGCCTGGTTCTCGAAGACGCGCCGTGAACGGTGAGCGTTTAGTGGCCCGCTCGAGAGTTGCCGGTATGGACGAACGCGTACGCGAACACGCCGAGGTACTGGTCGAGTGGAGCGCACGGGTCGAAGCGGGGGACGACGTCGTTCTCTCCGTCGGCCCCGAGGCACACGAACTGGCGGTTGCGGTCGCCGAGCAACTCGGCGAGCGAGGTGCGAATCTGCTCTCGACGTTCAGTTCAGGGGAGATTACGCGCGCGTACCTGCGGGCACACGACGGCGAATTCGAGGCGGATCCGGCCCACGAACTCGCGTTGGTCGAGAACGCGGACGTCTACCTCTCGCTCGGCGGCGGGCGAAACACCAGTTCGACGGCGGACGTCCCCGGTGAGACGCGTCAGGCCTATCGAAGTGCCAGAACCGAGATCCGCGAGACCCGACTCGGGACGCGCTGGGTGTCGACCGTTCACCCGACGCGCTCGCTCGCCCAGCAGGCCGGGATGGCCTTCGAGGAGTACCGAGACTTCGCGTA from Natronorubrum sediminis encodes the following:
- a CDS encoding cold-shock protein codes for the protein MAKGNVDFFNDTGGYGFIETDDADDDVFFHMEDVGGPDLEEGTEIEFDIEQAPKGPRATNVTRL
- a CDS encoding PadR family transcriptional regulator; the protein is MDDLTGFQRDLLYVIAGADEPSGQEVKDEIETYYNSEINHGRLYPNLDTLVNKELVEKGQLDRRTNYYALGDQGLDQIKDRRSWEQQYLE
- a CDS encoding queuosine precursor transporter, with the translated sequence MTQSDSHSQTPPAPSITQVALIGLFVTALVTAQVTASKVLAFPMPVSLPITGAELVLPGAALAYALTFLASDCYAELYGRRAAQVVVNVAFAMNFVVLLLIWSTIAAPADVSSIDPEMFEAVLGASTNIVLGSLFAYVVSQNWDVIIFHRIRDHTGREKLWLRNIASTASSQAIDTVIFVAIAFSLSPALLGVGPSLGASEVLALMVGQYLLKLAIAVVDTPIVYAVVAFVRARNRGAADDPSPS